DNA from Deltaproteobacteria bacterium:
GGCCGGACCCTATGGCGAAAAGCACAAGGTCTCCGGCCTGCCCACCCTTCAGTTTACCGCGACCGGTGTCATTGATGACGTCATGCGCTGCCAGACCATGGAATTCAAGGCCCCCGATGATCTGATCTATGTCCTGGGCGTCACCCGAAATGAATTAGGCGGCTCCGAGTACTACGACCTCTTTGGATACCTTGGCCTGAACGTGCCTCAGACCGATTTTACCGCCAATCTGTCCCTTTATGAGGCCTTTTCAAGGTCTTACCAGGACGGTTTGATCGCTTCGGCGCGCGGTCTTTACCGGGGCGGCCTGGGTGTCCACCTGGCTCTGGCCTCCTTGGGCGGCGGCCTGGGGGCTGATGTTGATCTGGACCGTCTCGTGGTTGATACAGAACGGGCCGTTTCCTGGTCACTGTGAGGCCGGAAGATCAGGCCCGTTTTGAGGATTTTTTTCAGGGGCTGCCCCTAGCCCTGGCAGGCCAAGTTCGGGACGATCGTACCTTAT
Protein-coding regions in this window:
- a CDS encoding phosphoribosylformylglycinamidine synthase, with the protein product AGPYGEKHKVSGLPTLQFTATGVIDDVMRCQTMEFKAPDDLIYVLGVTRNELGGSEYYDLFGYLGLNVPQTDFTANLSLYEAFSRSYQDGLIASARGLYRGGLGVHLALASLGGGLGADVDLDRLVVDTERAVSWSL